From Lycium ferocissimum isolate CSIRO_LF1 chromosome 12, AGI_CSIRO_Lferr_CH_V1, whole genome shotgun sequence, one genomic window encodes:
- the LOC132040427 gene encoding protein LURP-one-related 12-like, with the protein MEEGKAAEVIEDALIVYKEEETNLTVLKTSLFFTGDGFAAYDCKGEMVFRVDTYNPDSRDQVELVLMDASGKSLLTIRRKRPSLHQRWEGYLGEIVEGQKPIFSVRRSSMMGSSTVTVEGYNNNAEEEYEIDGSFAERSCTFLNAEKESVAEIRRKVDADCDNVMLDKDVFSLSVKPGFDGAFAMGLVLVLDQILADDCVSDEDPIADDPLLSS; encoded by the exons ATGGAGGAGGGTAAAGCTGCTGAAGTAATAGAAGATGCATTAATAGTGTACAAAGAAGAAGAGACTAATCTCACAGTTCTCAAAACCTCTCTTTTCTTTACGGGAGATGGATTTGCTGCATATGACTGTAAAGGAGAAATGGTGTTCAGAGTTGACACATATAATCCGGACTCACGCGACCAGGTTGAACTTGTTCTCATGGATGCTTCTGGTAAATCCCTTCTCACTATTCGAAGAAAG AGACCAAGTCTACATCAAAGATGGGAAGGCTACTTAGGAGAAATAGTAGAAGGACAAAAGCCAATATTCAGTGTTCGAAGATCCTCAATGATGGGAAGTTCAACTGTTACAGTTGAGGGTTACAACAATAATGCTGAAGAAGAGTATGAGATAGACGGGTCATTTGCAGAGAGGAGTTGCACATTCTTAAACGCAGAGAAAGAATCTGTTGCTGAAATTCGACGTAAAGTAGATGCTGATTGTGATAATGTGATGCTTGACAAAGATGTTTTCTCTTTAAGTGTCAAGCCTGGTTTTGACGGTGCCTTTGCTATGGGATTGGTCCTTGTGCTTGATCAAATTCTTGCTGATGATTGTGTTAGTGATGAGGACCCCATTGCTGATGATCCCCTcctctcttcttga